A part of Rhodamnia argentea isolate NSW1041297 chromosome 8, ASM2092103v1, whole genome shotgun sequence genomic DNA contains:
- the LOC115736713 gene encoding protochlorophyllide-dependent translocon component 52, chloroplastic isoform X1, whose translation MEALVASSLPSVRIREPHPTSLFAGPRSPILPPKRVTSPKLRATISSPASGVTAEPATPIEPETRSDAAGEKFDWYSQWYPVMPVCDLDKRRPHAKKVMGLDVVVWWDRNEEAWKVFDDTCPHRLAPLSEGRIDQWGRLQCVYHGWCFGGSGDCKFIPQAPPDGPPVHTFKKACVAVYPSTVQHDIVWFWPNSDPQYKDIIMKKKPPYIPELDDPSYSKLMGNREIPYGYEVLIENLMDPAHVPYAHHGIMRTQQPKNSVKADREGGRPVELSIGKLDIDGFLGKQEWGSSKFMPPCIFYAFSERPSDPGNGTAMSDGSKMTQESSAPAAKRRMALIFICIPVSPGNSRLIWTFPRNFGVWIDQLIPRWIFHVGQNLILDSDLYLLHVEERKIMEVGFSNWQKACFVPTKSDALVVGFRKWLNKYAGGQVDWRGKFSGALPATPPREQLMDRYWSHVVNCRSCNVAYKGLNALEVALQVLSVASLGIVAAAKQNALSGVARTTLVVMAVSFFVASRWLAHFVYKNFQYHDYDHAFR comes from the exons ATGGAAGCTCTCGTAGCTTCCTCTCTGCCCTCCGTCCGCATCCGAGAGCCGCATCCCACGAGCCTTTTCGCCGGACCCAGATCGCCGATCCTTCCGCCGAAACGAGTCACGAGCCCCAAGCTCCGCGCGACCATATCGTCGCCGGCATCCGGCGTTACGGCAGAACCGGCgactccgatcgagcccgagACTCGGAGCGATGCCGCTGGTGAGAAATTTGACTGGTACTCGCAGTGGTACCCGGTGATGCCGGTCTGCGACCTCGACAAGAGGAGGCCGCACGCGAAGAAGGTGATGGGCCTCGACGTGGTGGTGTGGTGGGACAGGAACGAGGAGGCCTGGAAGGTGTTCGACGATACTTGTCCTCACCGCTTGGCGCCGCTGTCCGAGGGGAGGATCGATCAGTGGGGGAGATTGCAGTGCGTGTACCATGGGTGGTGCTTCGGTGGATCCGGGGACTGCAAGTTCATTCCTCAAGCGCCTCCTGATGGTCCTCCA GTTCACACATTTAAGAAAGCATGTGTGGCCGTTTATCCTAGTACTGTGCAGCACGATATAGTGTGGTTTTGGCCAAATAGTGATCCTCAGTACAAAGACATTATTATGAAGAAGAAACCCCCATACATTCCAGAACTAGACGATCCATCTTATTCAAAGCTAATGGGAAATAGAGAGATTCCCTATGG TTACGAGGTGCTGATTGAAAATCTTATGGATCCTGCTCACGTCCCATATGCCCACCATGGTATTATGCGAACTCAACAGCCAAAAAACAG TGTGAAAGCTGATAGAGAAGGGGGAAGGCCAGTTGAATTGAGTATAGGGAAACTCGATATTGATGGTTTCCTAGGAAAGCAGGAGTGGGGAAGTAGCAAATTCATGCCACCATGCATATTTTATGCTTTCTCTGAACGTCCGTCAGATCCGGGAAATGGGACCGCTATGTCAGATGGAAGCAAAATG ACACAGGAGTCTTCAGCACCAGCGGCGAAACGGAGAATggctttgattttcatttgcatTCCAGTGAGTCCTGGTAACAGCAGATTGATATGGACCTTCCCGAGAAACTTTGGAGTATGGATAGACCAATTGATTCCACGATGGATATTTCACGTGGGACAGAACCTGATTCTGGATTCAGATCTATATCTTCTTCATGTTGAG GAGCGAAAGATAATGGAGGTGGGCTTTTCCAATTGGCAAAAGGCCTGTTTCGTGCCAACAAAGTCGGATGCTCTTGTTGTCGGTTTCAGGAAGTGGTTAAACAAGTATGCAGGCGGTCAGGTTGATTGGAGGGGCAAGTTCAGTGGTGCTCTCCCTGCTACTCCTCCAAGAGAACAGCTGATGGACAG GTACTGGTCTCACGTGGTGAACTGCCGCAGCTGCAACGTTGCATACAAAGGTCTCAATGCACTCGAGGTCGCCTTACAGGTGTTGTCTGTAGCTTCTCTGGGAATTGTCGCTGCGGCCAAACAAAATGCGCTGTCGGGTGTAGCAAGAACCACGCTCGTGGTGATGGCCGTATCATTCTTCGTGGCATCCAGATGGTTGGCTCATTTCGTCTACAAGAATTTCCAGTACCATGACTATGACCATGCCTTCCGCTAA
- the LOC115736654 gene encoding eugenol synthase 1-like — protein sequence MESEAEKSRILIFGGTGYIGKHMVRASVSLGHPTSVYVCPAAAPRTRTLSLDLRREFRSAGVRIIEGELEEHEKMVAALKEADIVISALAYPQVPDQLKIIDAIVAAGNIKRFLPSDFGCEEDKITPLPPFQECLEMKRKIRRATEAAGIPFTFVAANCFAAYFVNILLHPHDLHGEIVVYGNGEANAVLNYEEDVGKYTIKVANDPRARNRVVTYRPEPNIISQNRLISLWEEKTGRSFKRVYVPEEDLVKLSQTLPPPDNIPVSILHSIFVKGDLMSYDINEDDLEASRLYPEMQDTTIDQLLDVFLADPPEPPAMAAFK from the exons ATGGAAAGCGAGGCAGAAAAGAGCAGGATCCTCATCTTTGGCGGCACCGGGTACATCGGCAAGCACATGGTGAGAGCGAGCGTCTCTTTGGGCCACCCGACCTCCGTTTACGTCTGCCCCGCCGCCGCGCCCCGAACCCGAACTTTGAGCCTCGACCTCCGTCGCGAGTTCCGCTCTGCGGGCGTCCGCATTATCGAA GGAGAGCTAGAGGAGCATGAGAAGATGGTGGCGGCGCTGAAGGAGGCGGACATAGTCATCTCCGCTCTTGCGTACCCTCAAGTGCCCGACCAGCTCAAGATCATAGACGCCATCGTCGCCGCCGGCAACATCAAG AGGTTTTTGCCGTCTGATTTCGGGTGTGAGGAGGATAAAATAACGCCACTCCCTCCATTCCAAGAATGCTTggaaatgaagaggaagattaGGAGGGCCACTGAGGCTGCAGGCATTCCTTTCACCTTCGTAGCGGCAAACTGCTTTGCCGCATACTTCGTCAATATTCTCCTCCATCCGCACGACCTCCATGGTGAAATTGTTGTCTACGGCAATGGTGAAGCCAACG CCGTGCTTAATTACGAGGAAGACGTAGGGAAGTACACGATCAAGGTGGCAAATGATCCGAGAGCGCGCAATCGGGTCGTCACTTATCGCCCCGAACCCAACATAATTTCTCAGAACCGACTGATTTCGCTGTGGGAGGAGAAAACGGGTCGGAGCTTCAAGAGAGTCTACGTCCCCGAGGAAGATCTGGTCAAGCTGTCCCAAA CTCTGCCACCTCCAGACAACATACCTGTCTCCATACTTCACTCCATATTCGTCAAGGGAGATCTGATGAGCTACGACATAAATGAAGACGACCTCGAGGCTTCGAGATTATACCCGGAAATGCAGGACACCACCATTGATCAGCTCCTCGATGTCTTCCTCGCAGATCCTCCAGAGCCACCAGCCATGGCTGCTTTCAAATGA
- the LOC115736713 gene encoding protochlorophyllide-dependent translocon component 52, chloroplastic isoform X2, translating into MEALVASSLPSVRIREPHPTSLFAGPRSPILPPKRVTSPKLRATISSPASGVTAEPATPIEPETRSDAAGEKFDWYSQWYPVMPVCDLDKRRPHAKKVMGLDVVVWWDRNEEAWKVFDDTCPHRLAPLSEGRIDQWGRLQCVYHGWCFGGSGDCKFIPQAPPDGPPVHTFKKACVAVYPSTVQHDIVWFWPNSDPQYKDIIMKKKPPYIPELDDPSYSKLMGNREIPYGYEVLIENLMDPAHVPYAHHGIMRTQQPKNSVKADREGGRPVELSIGKLDIDGFLGKQEWGSSKFMPPCIFYAFSERPSDPGNGTAMSDGSKMTQESSAPAAKRRMALIFICIPVSPGNSRLIWTFPRNFGVWIDQLIPRWIFHVGQNLILDSDLYLLHVEERKIMEVGFSNWQKACFVPTKSDALVVGFRKWLNKYAGGQVDWRGKFSGALPATPPREQLMDRYWSHVVNCRSCNVAYKGLNALEVALQVLSVASLGIVAAAKQNALSGVARTTLVVMAVSFFVASRWLAHFVYKNFQYHDYDHAFR; encoded by the exons ATGGAAGCTCTCGTAGCTTCCTCTCTGCCCTCCGTCCGCATCCGAGAGCCGCATCCCACGAGCCTTTTCGCCGGACCCAGATCGCCGATCCTTCCGCCGAAACGAGTCACGAGCCCCAAGCTCCGCGCGACCATATCGTCGCCGGCATCCGGCGTTACGGCAGAACCGGCgactccgatcgagcccgagACTCGGAGCGATGCCGCTGGTGAGAAATTTGACTGGTACTCGCAGTGGTACCCGGTGATGCCGGTCTGCGACCTCGACAAGAGGAGGCCGCACGCGAAGAAGGTGATGGGCCTCGACGTGGTGGTGTGGTGGGACAGGAACGAGGAGGCCTGGAAGGTGTTCGACGATACTTGTCCTCACCGCTTGGCGCCGCTGTCCGAGGGGAGGATCGATCAGTGGGGGAGATTGCAGTGCGTGTACCATGGGTGGTGCTTCGGTGGATCCGGGGACTGCAAGTTCATTCCTCAAGCGCCTCCTGATGGTCCTCCA GTTCACACATTTAAGAAAGCATGTGTGGCCGTTTATCCTAGTACTGTGCAGCACGATATAGTGTGGTTTTGGCCAAATAGTGATCCTCAGTACAAAGACATTATTATGAAGAAGAAACCCCCATACATTCCAGAACTAGACGATCCATCTTATTCAAAGCTAATGGGAAATAGAGAGATTCCCTATGGGTAT GAGGTGCTGATTGAAAATCTTATGGATCCTGCTCACGTCCCATATGCCCACCATGGTATTATGCGAACTCAACAGCCAAAAAACAG TGTGAAAGCTGATAGAGAAGGGGGAAGGCCAGTTGAATTGAGTATAGGGAAACTCGATATTGATGGTTTCCTAGGAAAGCAGGAGTGGGGAAGTAGCAAATTCATGCCACCATGCATATTTTATGCTTTCTCTGAACGTCCGTCAGATCCGGGAAATGGGACCGCTATGTCAGATGGAAGCAAAATG ACACAGGAGTCTTCAGCACCAGCGGCGAAACGGAGAATggctttgattttcatttgcatTCCAGTGAGTCCTGGTAACAGCAGATTGATATGGACCTTCCCGAGAAACTTTGGAGTATGGATAGACCAATTGATTCCACGATGGATATTTCACGTGGGACAGAACCTGATTCTGGATTCAGATCTATATCTTCTTCATGTTGAG GAGCGAAAGATAATGGAGGTGGGCTTTTCCAATTGGCAAAAGGCCTGTTTCGTGCCAACAAAGTCGGATGCTCTTGTTGTCGGTTTCAGGAAGTGGTTAAACAAGTATGCAGGCGGTCAGGTTGATTGGAGGGGCAAGTTCAGTGGTGCTCTCCCTGCTACTCCTCCAAGAGAACAGCTGATGGACAG GTACTGGTCTCACGTGGTGAACTGCCGCAGCTGCAACGTTGCATACAAAGGTCTCAATGCACTCGAGGTCGCCTTACAGGTGTTGTCTGTAGCTTCTCTGGGAATTGTCGCTGCGGCCAAACAAAATGCGCTGTCGGGTGTAGCAAGAACCACGCTCGTGGTGATGGCCGTATCATTCTTCGTGGCATCCAGATGGTTGGCTCATTTCGTCTACAAGAATTTCCAGTACCATGACTATGACCATGCCTTCCGCTAA
- the LOC115736655 gene encoding eugenol synthase 1-like has translation MDREAEKSRILIFGGTGYIGKHMVRASVSLGHPTSIYVRPAAAPQTRTLSLDLRREFHSAGVRIIEGELEEHEKMVAALKEADVVISALAYPQVPDQLKIIDAIVAAGNIKRFLPSDFGCEEDKITPLPPFQEFLEKKRKIRRATEAAGIPFTFVAANCLAAYLVNILLHPHDLHGEIVVYGNGEANAVLNYEEDVGKYTIKVANDPRARNRVVTYRPEPNIISQNRLISLWEEKTGRSFKRVYVPEEDLVKLSQTLPPPDNIPVSILHSIFVKGDLMSYDINEDDLEASRLYPEMQYTTIDHLLDVFLTDPPEPPAMAAFK, from the exons ATGGATAGAGAGGCAGAAAAGAGCAGGATCCTCATCTTTGGCGGCACCGGATACATCGGCAAACACATGGTGAGAGCGAGCGTCTCTTTGGGCCACCCGACCTCCATTTACGTCCGCCCCGCCGCCGCGCCCCAAACCCGAACTTTGAGTCTCGACCTCCGTCGCGAGTTCCACTCTGCTGGCGTTCGCATTATCGAA GGAGAGCTAGAGGAGCATGAGAAGATGGTGGCGGCGCTGAAGGAGGCGGACGTAGTCATCTCCGCTCTTGCGTACCCTCAAGTGCCCGACCAGCTCAAGATCATCGACGCCATCGTCGCCGCCGGCAACATCAAG AGGTTTTTGCCGTCTGATTTCGGGTGTGAGGAGGATAAAATAACGCCACTCCCTCCATTCCAAGAATTcttggagaagaagaggaagattaGGAGGGCCACCGAGGCTGCAGGCATTCCTTTCACCTTCGTAGCGGCAAACTGCTTAGCCGCATACTTGGTCAATATTCTCCTCCATCCGCACGACCTCCATGGTGAAATTGTTGTCTACGGCAATGGTGAAGCCAACG CCGTGCTTAATTACGAGGAAGACGTAGGGAAGTACACGATCAAGGTGGCAAATGATCCGAGAGCGCGCAATCGGGTCGTCACTTATCGCCCCGAACCCAACATAATTTCTCAGAACCGACTGATTTCGCTGTGGGAGGAGAAAACGGGTCGGAGCTTCAAGAGAGTCTACGTCCCCGAGGAAGATCTGGTCAAGCTGTCCCAAA CTCTGCCACCTCCAGACAACATACCTGTCTCCATACTTCACTCCATATTCGTCAAGGGAGATCTGATGAGCTACGACATAAATGAAGACGACCTCGAGGCTTCAAGATTATACCCGGAAATGCAGTACACCACCATTGATCATCTCCTCGATGTCTTCCTCACAGATCCTCCAGAGCCACCAGCCATGGCTGCTTTCAAATGA
- the LOC115736653 gene encoding uncharacterized protein LOC115736653, translating into MKGSDPGAEPLAQNLIKLISNVCFSIFVVSVLIVTVIAITYQPPDPWLESAPALTKLFTQTENATFKNDDSVLKTGEDLSLLAPAVSPTSEPISSAEPPPPIERAGEVIANSNPKPEPLCDEAALLPVNCSDPRVLVAVKRFNARAFRSIVFLGYQTPVNGSKTDECDVAWRFRNRREKSWRKYRDFRRFKIGIGEHCTYKVVHPGAWHSGVNARPAKSSRFNATRSGKKPKVLTPARDDEINDTIPTLESNMSFRKGRYLYYSRGSDYCKGMNHYLWSFLCGLGEAMYLNRTFVMDLKICLAATYNPSKKDEEGKDFRFYFDFEHLKETASIVEESEFWSDWKKWDETHKKKVPVKKVGTHKIAPMQLKNDKSTIIWRQFNAPEETENYWYRVCEGQAANYIRRPWHAIWKSKRLMNIVTEISGRMDWNFDAVHVVRGEKAQNKALWPHLDSDTSPDAILAKLREVIQPWRNLYVATNEPFYNYFDKLRSQYKVHLLDDYRELWGNKSEWYNETTLLNNGKPVEFDGYMRVEVDTEVLYRAKTQVETFYNLTKDCKNGINTC; encoded by the coding sequence ATGAAGGGTTCAGATCCAGGAGCTGAGCCCCTCGCCCAGAACCTCATCAAGCTTATCAGCAATGTCTGCTTCTCCATCTTCGTCGTCTCCGTCCTGATCGTCACCGTCATCGCCATCACCTACCAGCCCCCAGATCCGTGGCTCGAGTCCGCCCCTGCCCTCACTAAGCTGTTCACGCAGACCGAGAATGCCACCTTCAAGAACGACGATTCCGTCCTCAAGACCGGCGAGGATTTGTCCCTCCTTGCCCCCGCGGTGTCTCCCACTTCCGAGCCCATCTCGTCCGCCGAGCCGCCGCCGCCTATCGAGCGGGCCGGAGAGGTGATCGCGAATTCGAACCCCAAGCCCGAGCCCTTATGTGATGAGGCCGCCCTGCTGCCCGTCAATTGTTCGGATCCCCGTGTTCTGGTCGCCGTTAAGAGGTTCAATGCCAGAGCCTTCAGGTCTATTGTGTTCCTGGGGTATCAAACTCCGGTTAACGGTTCGAAAACCGACGAGTGCGACGTCGCGTGGAGGTTCAGGAACAGGAGGGAGAAATCTTGGAGGAAGTACAGGGACTTTAGGAGATTCAAGATTGGCATTGGAGAGCACTGCACTTACAAAGTGGTGCATCCAGGCGCTTGGCATTCGGGGGTCAATGCGCGGCCGGCGAAGAGCAGCAGATTCAACGCCACTAGGAGCGGCAAGAAGCCGAAGGTTCTAACACCAGCTAGGGACGACGAGATCAATGACACCATACCGACTCTCGAATCGAATATGAGTTTCAGGAAGGGGAGGTACTTGTACTACTCGCGCGGATCGGATTACTGTAAAGGGATGAATCATTATCTGTGGAGCTTCCTCTGCGGGCTTGGCGAGGCGATGTACCTCAATCGCACTTTCGTGATGGATCTGAAGATTTGCCTGGCAGCAACGTACAACCCGAGCAAGAAAGATGAGGAAGGGAAGGATTTCCGGTTCTATTTCGACTTTGAGCATCTCAAGGAGACGGCTTCAATCGTGGAGGAGAGCGAGTTCTGGAGCGATTGGAAGAAATGGGATGAGACTCACAAGAAGAAGGTACCGGTGAAGAAGGTCGGGACTCATAAAATCGCGCCGATGCAGCTCAAGAACGATAAAAGCACGATTATATGGAGGCAATTCAATGCACCGGAGGAGACGGAGAATTACTGGTACAGGGTCTGCGAAGGGCAGGCTGCGAATTACATTCGCAGGCCATGGCACGCGATCTGGAAGTCAAAGAGATTGATGAACATTGTCACGGAGATCAGTGGAAGAATGGACTGGAATTTCGATGCGGTCCATGTGGTTCGTGGGGAGAAGGCGCAGAACAAGGCGCTCTGGCCTCACCTGGATTCTGATACGTCCCCTGATGCCATTCTTGCTAAGCTCCGGGAGGTGATTCAGCCGTGGAGGAACCTATACGTGGCGACGAACGAGCCCTTTTACAACTACTTCGACAAATTGAGGTCTCAGTACAAGGTGCATCTGCTCGATGATTACAGGGAGCTGTGGGGGAATAAGAGCGAGTGGTACAATGAGACCACGCTTCTTAACAATGGGAAGCCGGTCGAATTCGATGGTTATATGAGGGTGGAAGTGGACACCGAGGTACTATACCGGGCAAAGACCCAAGTCGAAACTTTCTACAACCTAACCAAAGATTGCAAGAATGGAATCAATACATGCTGA